A genomic region of Tissierella sp. contains the following coding sequences:
- a CDS encoding UvrD-helicase domain-containing protein encodes MADGIIENIHLVNAPAGSGKTTTIKKMITNHTIHNPIDNILCITYTNRAADELKKGLDTEKIHISTIHSFIHSFIGIYFSSNQILDLYFELYGEKICQRILNENEDSRITASNERYATKHGALNYETVKANIKTLYYNESQYNSLYKGGLSHDDLITFAEEVFRRFQVVRKRLSQKYQVIFVDEYQDSSASVLRTFYKAVRGTSSRLYFLGDKMQQIYKNYDGSFESELPSLNHDISLSTNHRSIPIIIDILNNIYNDSAYKQQPSEKNADIEPDHQPRVLICSNINERLEIEKEIYTEALLLFLPNQKKFDTIGAGNLYRNVKNMEKYSFVSQTGATDVLTDDTTENPDPLFKLLFIINQISNNYASNNLGSIIQLFRANAKLFDKEICIISKHEDKTRIKGLLDVIVNAYLESTERHDIDSVINTLLQTGIFNNDYINEFKYNEEYVPVLRVGINEFRAVVNFLKTQNVSTQHGVKGESHDTVFFIAEDSTSNPVVHMYRFFELWSNMDLSLGELERFYYEYLKCINEVTQYLGFKLREMNKDTHDKNKAYLVGMCNKLLEHFKSNEIFNRLCSQPYNNYLVKQNVTNAKECFKETIPYGTLSAYRLFYVGCSRARKNLTVFVDKSKIQNYEEFFIDKFRCCGFSVV; translated from the coding sequence ATGGCTGATGGAATAATAGAAAATATTCACTTAGTAAATGCACCAGCAGGTAGTGGCAAAACAACTACAATTAAGAAAATGATCACTAATCATACAATACATAATCCAATTGATAATATTCTTTGTATTACTTATACAAACAGAGCAGCTGATGAACTAAAAAAGGGGTTAGATACAGAAAAAATCCATATAAGTACAATCCACTCCTTCATTCATAGTTTTATTGGTATATATTTCTCTAGTAATCAGATCCTTGATCTGTATTTTGAACTTTATGGTGAAAAAATCTGTCAACGTATTTTAAACGAGAATGAAGATTCTAGAATAACTGCTAGTAATGAGAGGTATGCAACAAAGCATGGAGCGTTAAACTATGAGACTGTGAAGGCGAATATAAAGACATTATACTATAATGAGTCTCAGTACAATTCGTTGTATAAAGGCGGGTTATCCCATGACGACCTGATTACTTTCGCCGAAGAAGTATTTAGGAGATTTCAAGTTGTCAGAAAAAGGTTGTCTCAAAAATACCAGGTTATTTTTGTGGATGAATACCAAGATTCATCCGCCAGTGTGTTGAGGACTTTTTATAAGGCGGTTCGAGGAACATCATCAAGGCTCTATTTTTTAGGTGACAAGATGCAGCAGATTTATAAAAACTACGATGGTTCTTTTGAATCTGAATTACCATCTCTTAATCATGATATATCTCTATCAACTAATCACAGATCAATTCCGATCATTATAGATATTCTTAACAACATATATAATGATTCCGCTTATAAGCAACAACCTTCGGAAAAGAATGCAGATATTGAGCCCGACCACCAACCGCGAGTTCTAATTTGCTCTAATATAAATGAAAGACTTGAGATTGAGAAAGAAATCTATACAGAGGCATTACTTCTTTTTCTACCAAATCAAAAGAAGTTTGATACAATTGGAGCGGGAAATCTTTATAGAAATGTTAAGAATATGGAAAAATACTCATTTGTTAGTCAAACTGGAGCAACTGATGTGTTGACTGATGATACAACAGAAAATCCTGATCCTTTATTCAAGCTTTTATTTATTATAAATCAAATTTCTAATAACTATGCTTCTAATAACTTGGGCAGTATCATTCAACTTTTCAGAGCTAATGCTAAATTATTTGATAAAGAGATTTGCATAATTTCAAAACATGAAGATAAGACACGTATTAAAGGGCTTTTAGATGTTATAGTCAATGCATATCTTGAATCCACAGAACGTCATGATATCGATTCGGTAATTAATACTTTGCTTCAGACTGGAATTTTTAATAACGACTACATTAATGAGTTTAAATATAATGAAGAATATGTACCAGTCTTAAGGGTAGGTATTAACGAATTTAGAGCAGTAGTTAATTTTTTAAAAACACAAAATGTATCTACGCAACATGGTGTTAAAGGTGAAAGTCATGATACAGTTTTCTTCATTGCAGAAGATAGTACAAGCAATCCTGTGGTTCATATGTATAGGTTTTTTGAGCTTTGGAGTAATATGGATCTTTCTTTAGGTGAATTAGAACGGTTTTACTATGAGTATTTAAAATGTATCAATGAAGTAACTCAGTATCTTGGATTTAAGCTACGTGAAATGAATAAGGATACTCATGATAAAAATAAAGCTTATTTAGTAGGTATGTGTAATAAACTGCTCGAACATTTCAAAAGCAATGAAATTTTCAACCGACTTTGTAGTCAGCCTTACAATAACTATCTTGTAAAGCAAAATGTTACAAATGCAAAGGAGTGTTTTAAAGAAACTATCCCATATGGCACGCTTAGTGCTTACAGACTTTTCTACGTAGGTTGTTCTAGAGCTAGAAAAAACCTTACAGTTTTTGTTGATAAATCTAAAATACAAAACTATGAAGAGTTTTTTATTGATAAATTTAGATGTTGTGGTTTTTCTGTAGTGTAA
- a CDS encoding AAA family ATPase — MILKEISIHNYRKYVDTTFTLDNDVTLLAGANNSGKTSLIDLLCSVIGSNRVSYSVSDIPVILAKAWCDKIYPIICGYFDAQLDKEKTISEIVEAIFQTGEESGIPEMLVPPTQVRFRIDYSTTDDIRNFADYIMDFDSEKRSFYFVYTFKPTAKSLEVSLEKDYDKLKSRYSKITNPDTEIDKIELLKEKILCTYATSIVESCLFTDSTYENAHNLEPSDFRKLFNFKNIYAGRPLDDQSIGKTRNLSKNMIDLACHDEDWKVLIGELPDKILQPIEDLDITKIVRKASIEGLSEAIEEVSKSNGGNSGEMVLDLDISEEAISTLINQITNAKYQFDGYLLSEASQGLGYSNMVYILLQLETYKRNINPLLVNIFIIEEPESHMHPQMQSIFAKYLRKYYQQKKIQGIITTHSSEMVRATDMKNLRVARPSGSFDSKVYDFSAFKERVKGDDVLSDFYDWFYEIGFSDIVFADRVILYEGDTERLLIRKLGTFDCYQALNQLYIAFVQVGGAYAHNYRELIEFLKVKTLILTDLDYEKTAVVEDAVKSSKTTNASLNSFYKISHPGIDPTVENLYNWEEARENILFDGCAFVAFQGKNDNFARTLEEAMLAKKYGIKSFDKKAKSDWIELRANDKLKYTIPRDYSECCIRDIVAHTSNSKTDFMYSVILNKLVEDMLPDYIKGGLIWLME; from the coding sequence ATGATATTAAAAGAAATATCAATTCATAATTATAGAAAGTATGTAGATACTACTTTTACTCTCGATAATGATGTTACATTGTTAGCAGGTGCAAATAACAGTGGAAAAACATCACTTATTGATTTGCTTTGCAGTGTTATTGGAAGCAATAGAGTATCTTATTCAGTTTCTGATATTCCAGTTATATTAGCTAAGGCATGGTGTGATAAAATTTATCCGATTATTTGTGGGTATTTCGATGCGCAACTTGATAAAGAAAAGACTATCTCAGAAATAGTTGAAGCGATTTTCCAAACTGGAGAAGAGTCTGGTATACCTGAAATGCTTGTTCCACCAACTCAAGTTAGATTTCGTATTGATTATTCCACCACTGATGATATTCGTAATTTTGCAGATTATATAATGGATTTTGATTCAGAAAAGAGATCGTTCTACTTTGTATATACATTTAAACCTACTGCTAAATCACTTGAAGTATCACTAGAAAAAGACTACGACAAACTAAAAAGTAGATATTCTAAAATTACAAATCCAGATACTGAAATTGATAAAATAGAGTTATTAAAGGAAAAGATACTTTGTACATATGCGACAAGTATTGTTGAGAGCTGTTTATTTACGGATAGTACGTACGAGAATGCGCATAATTTAGAACCATCGGATTTTCGTAAATTGTTTAACTTTAAAAATATATATGCTGGAAGGCCACTTGATGATCAGAGTATTGGAAAAACAAGAAATCTTAGCAAGAACATGATTGACTTAGCTTGCCATGATGAAGACTGGAAAGTTCTAATTGGCGAACTCCCTGATAAGATATTACAGCCAATTGAAGATTTAGATATTACAAAGATTGTACGTAAAGCTTCAATTGAGGGACTGAGTGAAGCTATTGAAGAAGTATCTAAATCAAATGGTGGTAACAGCGGTGAAATGGTTTTGGACTTAGATATTTCAGAAGAAGCGATCAGTACACTGATTAACCAGATTACCAATGCAAAGTACCAGTTTGATGGGTATCTTCTTAGTGAGGCATCCCAGGGCTTAGGTTATAGTAATATGGTCTATATTCTCCTGCAACTTGAGACTTACAAGCGAAATATCAATCCATTATTGGTAAATATATTTATTATTGAGGAACCTGAGTCACATATGCATCCACAGATGCAGAGCATTTTTGCGAAATATTTACGTAAATACTATCAACAAAAAAAGATTCAAGGTATAATTACGACCCATTCAAGCGAGATGGTCAGGGCAACAGATATGAAGAATCTCCGTGTTGCACGGCCAAGTGGTTCATTTGATAGCAAGGTTTATGATTTCTCAGCTTTTAAAGAGCGAGTTAAAGGGGATGATGTTTTAAGTGATTTTTACGATTGGTTCTACGAAATTGGATTTTCAGATATTGTTTTCGCTGATCGGGTGATTCTCTATGAAGGTGATACAGAACGCTTACTAATCAGAAAGTTGGGCACTTTTGATTGCTATCAGGCACTTAACCAACTTTATATTGCATTTGTACAGGTTGGTGGTGCATATGCTCATAATTATCGTGAACTGATTGAGTTTCTGAAAGTGAAGACGCTTATTCTAACAGATCTTGATTATGAAAAGACTGCAGTTGTTGAGGATGCCGTTAAATCATCGAAGACTACTAATGCTAGCCTTAACAGCTTTTATAAGATTTCTCACCCAGGTATTGATCCAACAGTGGAGAATCTATACAACTGGGAAGAAGCAAGAGAAAATATTCTATTTGATGGCTGTGCTTTTGTAGCTTTTCAGGGTAAAAATGATAATTTTGCTAGAACACTTGAAGAGGCTATGCTTGCTAAGAAATATGGCATTAAGTCTTTTGACAAAAAGGCCAAATCTGATTGGATTGAACTGCGAGCAAATGACAAACTTAAATACACTATTCCAAGAGATTATTCTGAGTGCTGCATCCGTGATATTGTAGCTCATACATCAAATAGCAAGACTGATTTCATGTACTCTGTTATCCTTAACAAACTAGTGGAAGATATGCTTCCAGATTATATCAAGGGAGGACTAATATGGCTGATGGAATAA
- the guaB gene encoding IMP dehydrogenase has translation MEFVGEGLTFDDVLLLPGKSEVLPRDTNINTYLTKNIKLNVPLMSAGMDTVTEYKMAIAMAREGGIGIIHKNMSIEKQALEVDKVKRSEHGVITDPFFLSRHHIVSDALELMERYHISGVPVTDETGKLVGIITNRDIRFEKETSKKIDDVMTKENLVTAKIDITMDEALEVMKQYKIEKLPLVDENFMLSGLITIKDIEKSIQYPNSAKDSTGRLLAGAAVGVTGDMMERVAALVKSKVDVIVLDTAHGHSKGVLEAVTKIKREYPKLQVIAGNVATGEGTVALIEAGADAVKVGIGPGSICTTRVVTGIGVPQITAIINCAEAALEYGIPVIADGGIKYSGDITKAIAAGANVIMAGSLFAGTEESPGEEVLYEGRRFKEYRGMGSMGAMDSGSKDRYFQEDTKKYVPEGVEGRIHFRGPLGDVVYQLVGGLKSGMGYVGAKDINELQEKGKFIKITSASLIENHPHDIHITKESPNYSRR, from the coding sequence TTGGAATTTGTAGGTGAAGGTTTGACTTTTGATGATGTTCTATTACTTCCTGGTAAATCAGAAGTATTACCAAGGGATACGAATATTAATACTTATTTAACAAAAAATATAAAATTAAATGTGCCTTTGATGAGTGCAGGGATGGATACAGTAACTGAATACAAAATGGCAATAGCTATGGCTAGAGAAGGTGGCATTGGAATAATCCATAAGAATATGTCTATAGAAAAACAAGCTTTAGAAGTAGACAAAGTTAAAAGATCAGAACATGGAGTAATTACTGATCCGTTTTTTTTATCTCGTCATCATATTGTTTCAGATGCTCTTGAGTTGATGGAAAGATATCATATATCAGGAGTTCCAGTGACAGATGAAACGGGGAAATTAGTAGGAATAATAACCAATAGAGATATTAGATTTGAAAAAGAAACTTCTAAGAAAATAGATGATGTAATGACTAAGGAAAATTTAGTTACTGCAAAAATAGATATAACTATGGACGAAGCTTTGGAAGTAATGAAACAATATAAGATTGAAAAACTTCCATTGGTAGATGAAAACTTTATGCTATCAGGATTGATAACTATAAAGGATATAGAAAAATCTATACAATACCCAAATTCAGCTAAGGATAGTACTGGAAGACTATTAGCTGGAGCTGCAGTTGGAGTTACAGGAGATATGATGGAGAGAGTGGCAGCTTTAGTAAAATCTAAGGTAGATGTTATCGTACTTGATACTGCTCACGGACATTCTAAGGGAGTATTGGAAGCTGTTACAAAAATAAAAAGAGAGTATCCTAAGTTGCAAGTAATAGCAGGAAATGTGGCTACAGGTGAAGGAACAGTAGCTTTAATAGAAGCAGGAGCAGATGCTGTCAAGGTTGGTATAGGACCTGGATCCATTTGCACTACTAGAGTTGTAACTGGCATTGGAGTGCCACAAATTACAGCTATAATAAATTGTGCCGAGGCAGCTTTGGAGTATGGTATTCCTGTTATAGCTGATGGTGGGATTAAATATTCAGGAGATATTACTAAGGCCATTGCAGCAGGTGCAAATGTAATAATGGCAGGTTCCCTATTTGCTGGAACTGAGGAAAGTCCTGGAGAAGAAGTTCTATATGAAGGAAGAAGATTTAAGGAATATAGAGGAATGGGTTCTATGGGAGCAATGGATTCTGGTAGTAAAGATAGATATTTCCAAGAAGATACTAAGAAATATGTACCAGAAGGCGTAGAAGGTAGAATTCATTTTAGAGGGCCATTAGGAGATGTTGTATATCAACTTGTTGGTGGACTAAAATCAGGAATGGGATATGTTGGAGCAAAAGATATTAATGAGTTACAAGAAAAAGGGAAATTTATAAAGATTACATCAGCATCATTGATAGAAAATCATCCACATGATATTCATATTACAAAGGAATCACCAAATTATAGCAGAAGATAA
- a CDS encoding cyclic lactone autoinducer peptide, whose translation MKNKKYLLEVVASLSLAAANLGAGVNCWGFFYQPRMPKQLRK comes from the coding sequence ATGAAAAACAAAAAATACCTACTTGAAGTAGTTGCAAGTCTATCACTTGCAGCTGCAAATCTGGGAGCAGGAGTTAATTGTTGGGGATTCTTTTATCAACCTAGAATGCCAAAACAATTAAGAAAGTAA
- a CDS encoding GHKL domain-containing protein: MNLLWMNLFTNTLDTLLVFWFLIKVLRKGKIDRKSDWLFLIGLIFLNSLINLMFDNISILEFAAIFTISNIIYSYLLDEKFYRTIIYSILATGLMFIIEIAVVNIITLIFKVTPAMILEMNIYRIIGIFASKISFFLVIKYLAEKIRIPIYTRVNKVTPILLIGLFNIMIIFMTFTLYKNMKIESIYGYLYLLCTGFGIIIFSFVIYSTTKKKIYQDQQEIIWKVKEEEFHKKDFYINSMNDILQTIRSQRHDLNNYLGTLYGLISLGDFEDAKRYIKKINGRISNMNSIIETNHPVITALISMKKNKAFDDGIEMKFDINLPKELPFDFVDLSIILGNLLDNAIEACRLIAMDFERIINVFISYDNDYLTIQIDNPKDESIKLEKEKLLGRFTTKEDHENHGMGLGNVEFIVKQYNGSMNIEDLGDEFIVNIGLPANDTRHTIKPTTMATNL, from the coding sequence ATGAATTTACTATGGATGAACCTATTTACAAATACCTTAGATACGCTTCTAGTATTCTGGTTTTTAATTAAAGTACTTAGGAAAGGGAAAATAGACAGAAAGAGTGATTGGCTTTTTTTAATAGGACTTATATTTCTCAATTCTTTGATTAATTTGATGTTTGATAATATAAGCATTTTAGAATTTGCAGCAATATTCACTATATCAAATATTATTTACTCCTACTTGTTAGATGAAAAATTCTACAGGACAATAATTTATAGTATTTTAGCTACTGGATTAATGTTTATTATAGAAATAGCTGTAGTGAATATTATAACTTTAATTTTCAAAGTAACCCCCGCAATGATACTTGAAATGAACATTTATAGGATAATAGGAATTTTCGCTTCTAAGATATCATTCTTTTTGGTAATCAAATATTTAGCAGAAAAGATCAGAATACCTATATACACAAGAGTTAATAAAGTTACCCCTATTCTTTTAATTGGACTTTTTAATATTATGATTATATTTATGACATTTACTCTATATAAGAATATGAAAATTGAATCTATTTATGGATATTTATATTTATTATGTACTGGTTTTGGAATTATTATATTTAGTTTTGTTATATATTCAACAACTAAAAAAAAGATATATCAAGATCAACAGGAAATAATTTGGAAGGTTAAGGAAGAAGAGTTTCACAAAAAGGACTTTTATATAAATAGTATGAATGATATTCTTCAGACAATAAGGTCTCAAAGACATGATTTGAATAATTATTTAGGTACTTTGTATGGTTTAATATCTTTAGGTGATTTTGAAGATGCCAAGAGATACATAAAAAAAATTAACGGAAGGATAAGTAATATGAATAGCATAATTGAAACAAATCATCCAGTCATTACTGCACTCATTAGCATGAAAAAGAATAAGGCTTTTGATGATGGTATTGAGATGAAATTTGACATAAATTTACCCAAGGAGTTACCATTTGATTTTGTTGATTTATCAATTATATTAGGCAATTTATTAGATAATGCCATTGAGGCGTGCCGACTAATTGCTATGGATTTTGAAAGAATAATTAATGTATTTATTAGTTATGACAATGATTACCTGACCATACAAATAGATAACCCAAAGGATGAATCGATAAAGCTAGAAAAAGAGAAACTTCTAGGAAGATTCACTACCAAAGAAGACCATGAAAATCATGGTATGGGCTTAGGAAATGTGGAATTTATAGTGAAGCAATATAATGGAAGTATGAATATTGAGGATTTAGGTGATGAATTTATAGTTAATATTGGATTACCCGCAAATGACACTCGCCACACAATAAAGCCTACCACCATGGCAACTAATTTATAG
- a CDS encoding accessory gene regulator B family protein — MTEFICKVTLKKLCDKNIIGEEDIDVYHYGLELLLATLFKAMGLMAIAAITGLVKEAIIFTMFFSSLRVQAGGYHAKTIIGCFIGMVVFTFTSITLVRMIPLDYQQQYILVAVVSSIALVFVYAPMESENKPLTEEEEILYRRRSLGTVIAGSIIIFHLVYLNSKLNYLGTIASTGFLLESLTLIHFSKNRNKV; from the coding sequence GTGACAGAATTTATATGCAAAGTAACATTGAAAAAATTGTGTGATAAAAATATTATAGGAGAAGAAGATATAGATGTATACCATTATGGACTAGAATTACTCCTAGCTACATTATTCAAGGCTATGGGTCTAATGGCTATTGCAGCCATAACTGGCTTAGTAAAGGAAGCTATTATCTTTACCATGTTTTTTAGTTCTCTAAGGGTACAAGCAGGTGGTTATCATGCAAAAACAATAATTGGGTGTTTTATAGGTATGGTAGTTTTTACTTTCACATCTATTACTTTGGTAAGGATGATCCCATTAGATTATCAACAGCAATATATATTAGTAGCAGTGGTTTCTTCCATTGCCCTAGTGTTTGTATATGCTCCGATGGAAAGTGAAAATAAGCCATTGACAGAGGAAGAAGAAATTCTATATAGACGAAGGAGTCTTGGGACTGTTATTGCAGGGAGTATCATTATATTTCATTTAGTCTATTTAAATAGTAAACTTAATTATCTTGGAACTATAGCTTCAACAGGTTTTCTCCTGGAATCCTTAACTTTAATACATTTTAGCAAAAATAGGAATAAAGTTTGA
- a CDS encoding CobW family GTP-binding protein, which translates to MDNKINLYLLTGFLGSGKTTLLTNILEDLSGEKVGVIMNEFGRISIDGEIIKKEGMEIVEINRGSIFCSCLKLNFAQAMIEMSERDLKYLFVESSGLADPSNIGEILGGIEATKGDLYNYKGAICIIDGENFLDQLDDLETVERQIKHCHLAVISKVDLIDDETLAKIIEKIKEINSIVPIETMEFGKLDYDYLNEDLMQYKWAESEETTNGPETKPKTLMLTYDGEIQKENLIKFLDAIKPDAYRLKGFLKLEDGWNQVDVVGKRIDFKLIDEEYENSQLVIISKIGPQIIRPIANSWKEIFEIEMKLK; encoded by the coding sequence ATGGATAATAAAATTAATTTATACCTTTTAACAGGATTTCTAGGATCAGGAAAGACTACTTTATTAACAAATATCTTAGAGGATTTATCTGGAGAAAAGGTCGGAGTTATAATGAATGAATTCGGTCGTATTAGCATAGATGGAGAAATTATTAAAAAAGAAGGCATGGAAATAGTTGAGATAAATCGTGGATCGATTTTTTGTTCATGTTTGAAGCTTAATTTTGCTCAAGCCATGATCGAAATGTCTGAAAGGGACTTGAAATATTTATTTGTGGAAAGCTCTGGGCTTGCAGATCCTTCAAATATTGGAGAGATATTAGGTGGTATTGAAGCTACAAAGGGAGATTTATATAACTATAAGGGAGCAATATGTATAATAGATGGTGAAAATTTCTTAGATCAATTAGATGATTTGGAAACTGTTGAAAGACAAATAAAACATTGTCACTTGGCAGTAATAAGCAAGGTGGATTTAATAGATGATGAAACCCTTGCAAAGATTATTGAAAAGATTAAGGAAATTAATTCTATAGTTCCTATTGAGACAATGGAATTTGGTAAACTTGATTATGATTATTTGAATGAGGATTTGATGCAATATAAATGGGCTGAGAGTGAAGAAACTACAAATGGGCCAGAAACAAAGCCTAAGACTTTGATGCTTACCTATGATGGTGAAATACAGAAGGAAAATTTGATTAAGTTTCTTGATGCTATAAAGCCTGATGCATATAGATTGAAGGGATTTTTAAAACTTGAAGATGGTTGGAATCAAGTAGATGTAGTAGGAAAGAGAATTGATTTTAAGTTGATAGATGAGGAATATGAAAACTCTCAACTAGTTATTATATCAAAGATTGGCCCTCAAATAATCAGACCTATAGCTAATAGTTGGAAGGAAATATTCGAAATCGAAATGAAATTAAAATAA
- a CDS encoding thioredoxin family protein has translation MIIKILGAGCDKCDKSYDNAIKAIGELGVDATVEKVEDLITMMKYGVMTTPGIVVDEKVVMVGRIPQVEDFKKMLEK, from the coding sequence ATGATAATAAAGATATTAGGCGCAGGTTGTGACAAATGTGATAAGTCCTATGATAATGCGATTAAAGCCATAGGAGAACTTGGTGTTGATGCAACAGTTGAAAAGGTGGAAGATCTCATTACCATGATGAAATATGGTGTAATGACTACTCCTGGGATAGTAGTTGATGAAAAGGTGGTCATGGTGGGGAGAATACCACAGGTTGAAGATTTCAAGAAGATGCTAGAAAAATAA
- a CDS encoding oligopeptide ABC transporter substrate-binding protein, giving the protein MKRSWKIIIPLMLVLTLLLTSCGKKDVDVPEVEEPTTVVEETTPDTEEPKPEEPGTLGTIELPYPKLLKKDGATVGGTLNVALVTATPFEGIFNTFLYSNNVDAQLMGPTNGTFMKSGPNYEIADGGYCNVEFNREAKTATYKIHKDLTWSDGVPVTADDLIFVYESIAGKDYTGVRFDGDYKNVVGIEEYYEGTADTISGLKKIDDKTLEVSFKEFYPGILWGAGLTYNAEPAHYLKDIPLADMEGHDKVRVKPLSCGPFMVSNIVAGESVEYVPNPYWFGEKPKVDKIVYKRTSPDTIVEALKAGTFDIVDGINVNSYPEYKDLENIELLSSISTVYGYVGFKHGKWDTEAKTIVMDPSKKMADVKLRQAIAYSMNNEEVGEVFYNGLRIPANALVTPAHGTFWNSGQERYEYNPEKAKQILDEAGYVDKDGDGMREDPSGNKLKINFLSMSGGDIAEPLSQFYVQCWREVGLDVGLQNGRLIEMNAFYDMVEEDNPDIDLYMGAWSTGSNPDPSGLYGRDALFNYPRFASEENDKLLAAIASEDAFGATGIDNDYLIKAYHDWQKHVHEQVVVAPTHYRINLSAINNRVNYWDLNVVSEWGWEKIGLLSDTPEKAK; this is encoded by the coding sequence ATGAAAAGAAGTTGGAAGATTATTATTCCATTAATGCTAGTCTTAACACTGCTGCTAACATCGTGTGGTAAAAAAGATGTAGATGTACCAGAAGTAGAGGAACCTACTACTGTAGTAGAAGAAACAACTCCAGATACAGAAGAACCAAAACCAGAAGAGCCAGGTACCTTAGGAACAATAGAATTACCTTATCCTAAGCTTCTTAAAAAAGATGGAGCTACAGTTGGAGGAACACTTAATGTTGCTTTAGTAACAGCTACACCTTTTGAAGGTATCTTTAACACATTTTTGTATTCAAATAATGTAGATGCACAATTAATGGGACCAACAAATGGAACATTTATGAAATCTGGTCCAAACTATGAAATTGCTGATGGTGGTTATTGTAATGTTGAATTTAATAGGGAAGCTAAGACAGCAACCTACAAGATTCACAAAGATTTAACATGGTCTGATGGAGTACCTGTAACTGCAGATGACTTAATCTTTGTATATGAAAGCATAGCAGGCAAAGATTACACAGGTGTAAGATTTGATGGTGATTACAAAAATGTAGTAGGTATTGAAGAATATTATGAAGGAACTGCAGACACTATTTCAGGTCTTAAAAAGATTGATGATAAAACACTTGAAGTTTCCTTCAAGGAGTTTTACCCAGGTATACTATGGGGAGCAGGACTTACTTATAATGCTGAACCAGCACATTACTTAAAAGATATTCCATTAGCAGATATGGAAGGACATGATAAAGTTAGAGTAAAACCATTATCTTGTGGTCCTTTTATGGTTTCCAACATAGTGGCAGGAGAATCAGTAGAATATGTTCCAAATCCATATTGGTTTGGAGAAAAACCTAAGGTTGATAAGATTGTATATAAAAGAACAAGTCCAGATACTATTGTAGAGGCATTGAAAGCTGGAACATTTGATATTGTTGATGGAATCAATGTCAATAGTTATCCAGAATATAAAGATTTAGAGAATATCGAGTTATTATCTAGCATAAGTACAGTTTATGGATATGTAGGATTTAAACATGGGAAATGGGATACGGAAGCTAAAACAATTGTAATGGATCCAAGTAAAAAAATGGCAGATGTGAAATTAAGGCAGGCAATAGCTTATTCTATGAATAATGAAGAAGTAGGAGAAGTATTCTACAATGGTTTGAGAATACCAGCTAATGCTTTAGTTACTCCAGCACATGGAACCTTCTGGAATTCAGGTCAAGAAAGATACGAATACAATCCAGAAAAAGCAAAGCAAATCCTAGATGAAGCAGGATATGTTGATAAAGATGGAGATGGAATGAGAGAAGATCCAAGTGGAAATAAATTAAAGATTAATTTTCTTTCTATGTCAGGTGGAGACATTGCAGAACCACTATCTCAATTCTATGTTCAATGCTGGAGAGAAGTTGGATTGGATGTAGGATTACAAAATGGTAGATTAATAGAAATGAACGCATTCTATGATATGGTTGAAGAAGATAATCCAGATATAGATTTATATATGGGAGCTTGGAGTACTGGTTCTAATCCAGATCCATCAGGATTATATGGAAGAGATGCATTATTTAACTATCCAAGATTTGCATCAGAAGAAAATGATAAACTATTAGCTGCTATTGCTTCTGAAGATGCATTTGGAGCAACGGGAATCGATAATGACTATTTAATTAAAGCTTATCATGATTGGCAAAAACATGTACATGAACAAGTTGTAGTAGCACCAACTCACTATAGAATTAATTTATCAGCAATTAACAATAGAGTCAACTATTGGGATCTAAATGTAGTTAGCGAGTGGGGATGGGAAAAAATCGGTCTATTATCTGATACTCCTGAAAAGGCAAAATAG